The Conexivisphaera calida genome includes a region encoding these proteins:
- a CDS encoding TrmB family transcriptional regulator, which produces MSRFPERLREDLLRLGLSDYEARAYLSLLTEGPLTAMELSRRAEIPRSKVYEVLGRLEGKGWINPGEGRPAKYSARHPREALYIWRSIRDREMRRYEEEALDELENVSSAVQEKEDILIIIGLEAALSSVIGILGRCDEDVFVAIPEELTEGLDELLGALVGRRGRTSVLAPNADVARSIKRKLPGALVRVKSDMFGGGAICGASEVALLLGRGRGNSSQYLTIRADHPGLAALARSYFEHLWSLASDSGVE; this is translated from the coding sequence TTGTCGAGGTTCCCTGAACGGCTCCGGGAGGACCTGCTGAGGCTGGGGCTCTCGGACTATGAGGCGAGGGCATACCTGTCGCTGCTGACCGAGGGGCCTCTGACTGCCATGGAGCTCAGCCGCAGGGCGGAGATACCTCGCTCCAAGGTCTACGAAGTACTCGGAAGGCTCGAGGGGAAGGGGTGGATAAACCCGGGGGAGGGAAGGCCCGCCAAGTACTCGGCAAGGCATCCCAGGGAGGCCCTGTACATCTGGAGGTCGATAAGGGACAGGGAGATGAGGAGGTACGAGGAGGAGGCGCTGGACGAGCTTGAGAATGTGTCGAGCGCCGTGCAGGAGAAGGAGGATATACTGATAATCATAGGACTCGAGGCGGCGCTCTCGAGCGTCATCGGGATCCTCGGCAGATGCGATGAGGACGTTTTCGTGGCGATCCCGGAGGAGCTCACGGAGGGATTGGATGAACTCCTGGGGGCGCTGGTGGGCCGCAGGGGCAGGACCTCCGTGCTGGCGCCGAACGCGGACGTGGCGAGATCGATAAAGAGGAAGCTGCCAGGGGCGCTGGTAAGGGTGAAGAGTGACATGTTCGGCGGAGGGGCTATATGCGGTGCGTCGGAGGTGGCGCTGCTCCTGGGTCGTGGACGCGGGAACAGCAGCCAGTACCTGACAATAAGGGCGGATCACCCGGGACTGGCGGCGCTCGCGAGGAGCTATTTTGAGCATCTCTGGTCGCTCGCATCGGACAGCGGCGTTGAGTAG
- a CDS encoding MFS transporter: protein MNRSGVLASAMSIAFMAYGVRYAYGILMPEMMRSLGLNDALAGLIYSSFLGTYIAASLVVGFLVDVRDLKHVILYFLPLFAAGTGAMGLASSLWEAALSFGVAGVGAAVGWTPLVIWVQRAYPERRGTYLGVLQVGCNLGFGTLGLLLPGVLPAVGWRGAWMLLGAASALWLIPVTAAARGATAPERPDASFRRYLSDFRSVLGDNSFWIGGISYLLASYAIMTSLSFSADYAKYLGAGEAAGGALFSLIGFVGIVGALGVPTLSDRLGRRTGLLINNSLMAMGLAGSALAGTYHALAAWTLAVGVSYGGVWVLYAALVRDLYGGRVAGGVMGAWTLLGGMGLLLAPPLGGLMVDASGSYTIAYLVAAVTAALSLAFAALVHPRDRRPA from the coding sequence GTGAATAGATCCGGTGTGCTGGCCTCCGCCATGTCCATCGCGTTCATGGCGTACGGCGTCCGGTACGCGTACGGCATACTGATGCCGGAGATGATGCGGTCGCTTGGCCTGAACGACGCGCTGGCGGGGCTCATATACTCGAGCTTTCTCGGCACGTACATAGCGGCGTCGCTGGTCGTCGGATTCCTCGTGGACGTGCGCGACCTGAAGCATGTGATCCTGTACTTCCTTCCGCTCTTCGCGGCCGGAACGGGGGCCATGGGACTCGCCTCATCCCTCTGGGAGGCGGCGCTCTCCTTCGGGGTCGCCGGGGTGGGCGCCGCCGTGGGGTGGACGCCGCTCGTCATCTGGGTCCAGAGGGCGTACCCGGAGAGGAGGGGGACCTACCTGGGGGTGCTCCAGGTGGGCTGCAACCTGGGCTTCGGGACCCTGGGGCTTCTGCTGCCAGGCGTCCTCCCGGCCGTTGGCTGGAGGGGCGCGTGGATGCTCCTCGGGGCGGCATCCGCGCTTTGGCTGATCCCCGTGACGGCTGCGGCGAGGGGCGCGACCGCGCCCGAGAGGCCGGATGCGTCCTTCAGGCGCTATCTGTCTGATTTCAGGTCGGTGCTCGGGGACAACTCGTTCTGGATCGGCGGGATCTCGTACCTGCTCGCGTCCTACGCTATAATGACCTCCCTCTCGTTCTCGGCGGACTACGCGAAGTACCTGGGCGCTGGGGAGGCCGCGGGGGGCGCGCTCTTCAGCCTGATAGGATTCGTGGGGATAGTCGGCGCGCTCGGCGTACCTACGCTGTCCGACAGGCTGGGCAGGAGGACAGGGCTCCTGATCAACAACTCACTGATGGCCATGGGGCTCGCGGGATCGGCGCTCGCCGGCACCTATCATGCACTCGCCGCCTGGACCCTGGCGGTCGGCGTGAGCTACGGAGGAGTATGGGTGCTCTACGCGGCGCTCGTGAGGGACCTATACGGTGGGAGGGTGGCGGGGGGCGTCATGGGCGCCTGGACGCTCCTCGGGGGGATGGGCCTCCTCTTGGCACCGCCGCTGGGAGGACTGATGGTGGACGCCTCTGGAAGCTATACAATCGCGTACCTCGTGGCCGCCGTGACCGCTGCTCTGTCGCTGGCCTTCGCCGCGCTTGTGCATCCGAGGGATCGTCGCCCAGCATGA
- a CDS encoding TATA-box-binding protein — MDVKRGGVRPMVSIENVVASASVDQPIDLSQVTRLFPGVEYHPEQFPGLVFRLKNPKTATLIFSSGKMVCTGAKSESHAIKAVKTVVEKLRSAGIDVRNEPRIEIQNIVASASLGGRVKLEEAAVVLPRSMYEPEQFPGLIFRMDEPKTVILLFASGKLVCTGAKKEEEVYKAVEKLHGILEENGLMSYE; from the coding sequence ATGGACGTTAAAAGGGGCGGCGTCAGGCCAATGGTGTCGATAGAGAACGTCGTGGCCTCGGCGAGCGTCGATCAGCCCATAGACCTCAGCCAGGTGACAAGGCTTTTCCCAGGCGTGGAGTATCACCCGGAACAGTTCCCGGGGCTCGTGTTCCGCCTCAAGAACCCAAAGACTGCCACGCTGATATTCAGCTCCGGCAAGATGGTGTGCACCGGCGCGAAGAGCGAGAGCCACGCAATAAAGGCGGTGAAGACGGTCGTCGAGAAGCTCAGGTCCGCGGGGATCGACGTCCGGAACGAGCCCCGCATAGAGATACAGAACATAGTGGCCTCCGCCAGCCTGGGCGGCAGGGTCAAGCTGGAGGAAGCCGCGGTCGTGCTCCCTCGCAGCATGTACGAGCCCGAGCAGTTCCCCGGCCTCATCTTCAGGATGGATGAGCCGAAGACGGTCATACTGTTATTCGCCAGCGGCAAGCTAGTGTGCACCGGCGCGAAGAAGGAGGAGGAGGTCTACAAGGCCGTCGAGAAGCTCCACGGTATACTGGAGGAGAACGGGCTCATGTCCTATGAATGA
- a CDS encoding signal peptidase I — translation MLPAGPKYGRMCKILRYAADAVLILAVISAALLLLNRLGVAFPVEGISMLPALHTGDLALVVPTSVSSVPLGDVVVYRSPMGIFVIHRVIERGSGYVVVKGDNNPFPDPWDVTNSMLVGRVFAVVDYIGYLALPPYTYSIALALVVMYVAYLACRRIGREAS, via the coding sequence GTGCTCCCTGCCGGGCCGAAGTACGGGCGCATGTGCAAAATACTTCGCTACGCCGCGGACGCAGTACTGATACTGGCGGTGATCTCCGCCGCGCTACTGCTCCTCAACAGGCTGGGGGTTGCATTCCCTGTGGAGGGCATAAGTATGCTCCCGGCCCTCCACACGGGAGATCTGGCGCTCGTCGTGCCCACCAGCGTGAGCTCGGTGCCCTTGGGAGATGTGGTCGTCTACAGATCACCCATGGGCATATTCGTGATACATCGGGTCATAGAGAGGGGAAGCGGCTACGTTGTGGTGAAGGGCGACAACAATCCGTTTCCCGATCCATGGGACGTCACGAACTCCATGCTAGTGGGCAGGGTCTTCGCGGTTGTCGACTACATCGGATATTTGGCCCTTCCGCCCTACACGTACTCCATAGCCCTAGCGCTCGTGGTGATGTACGTGGCTTATTTAGCCTGCAGGAGGATCGGTCGGGAGGCCTCTTAA
- a CDS encoding PD-(D/E)XK nuclease family protein translates to MSGPTKAGSPASLIGEAVRRGLRELWREESAAHERRPGVYYPSYLGYCLRKQYYIYSIGEEPTSEKLAVFATGKGVHEAVAEALGAAGDIKVEEVEKEVALDLGNGVSLSGRVDIILAEVEGRRVIVEVKSASRIPEAPQEHHLLQLQIYLNALNVEDGVLLYWDKRRGRLATFDVRRDPKYLGRAAERALLLNEYLSRGSPPPREAVMEGRLWECDMCEYRRICRPFLLEGIQEGERILVSEVDGILVDDSRRIREALVKVGVPPDSSPWRLRPELRAKFLEFYYDPANLALDARGPFADYVWRRRADGTRLIIASRRPERLRRATEEELRGMGLIWDRLLMSPDGADDDWKRRVLDRLSENYRIEEVLDKERSVIRVARRIGASTPLD, encoded by the coding sequence ATGTCCGGGCCGACCAAGGCCGGTTCCCCGGCCTCGCTGATAGGTGAAGCCGTCAGGAGGGGGCTGAGGGAGCTCTGGAGGGAGGAGAGCGCTGCCCACGAGCGGCGGCCAGGCGTATACTATCCAAGTTACCTAGGCTACTGTCTGCGCAAGCAGTACTACATATACTCCATCGGGGAGGAACCGACGAGCGAGAAGCTCGCGGTGTTCGCGACCGGGAAGGGCGTGCACGAGGCGGTCGCCGAGGCGCTCGGCGCCGCGGGGGATATCAAGGTGGAGGAGGTGGAGAAGGAGGTCGCGCTAGACCTCGGCAACGGCGTATCGCTCTCGGGCAGGGTCGACATCATACTTGCAGAGGTGGAAGGCAGGAGGGTGATCGTCGAGGTGAAATCGGCGTCCCGCATTCCCGAGGCGCCGCAGGAGCACCACCTGCTGCAGCTCCAGATATACCTGAACGCGCTGAACGTGGAGGACGGCGTGTTGCTATACTGGGACAAGAGGAGGGGCAGGCTGGCGACGTTCGACGTGCGCCGCGATCCGAAGTATCTCGGGAGGGCCGCTGAGAGGGCGCTGCTGCTGAACGAGTACCTGAGCAGGGGTTCCCCGCCGCCGCGCGAGGCGGTGATGGAGGGGCGCCTCTGGGAATGCGATATGTGCGAGTACAGGAGGATCTGCAGGCCGTTCCTTCTCGAGGGCATCCAGGAGGGTGAGCGCATCCTCGTGTCGGAGGTGGATGGAATACTGGTGGATGACTCCCGCCGCATCAGGGAGGCGCTGGTGAAGGTGGGGGTCCCCCCGGACTCCTCCCCATGGAGGCTGAGGCCGGAGCTCAGGGCGAAGTTCCTGGAATTCTACTACGATCCGGCCAACCTAGCGCTGGACGCGCGGGGTCCGTTCGCGGATTACGTCTGGAGGAGGAGGGCCGACGGCACGCGCCTGATAATTGCCTCGAGGAGGCCTGAGCGCCTCAGGAGGGCCACGGAGGAGGAGCTCAGGGGCATGGGGCTCATATGGGACAGGCTGTTGATGAGTCCCGACGGGGCAGACGACGACTGGAAGAGGAGAGTGCTCGACAGGCTCTCCGAGAACTACAGGATCGAAGAGGTCCTTGACAAGGAGCGGTCCGTGATCAGGGTCGCCAGGAGGATCGGCGCTAGCACGCCGCTTGACTGA
- a CDS encoding MFS transporter translates to MGDRTRILLATSLGHFVNDGFLVLFSILIVYYTRMGVNATVLGILAAAISLLSGLLSTPIGSSADRGGNYGRLMILGLSLLVASSILYSLSFALPGLALPLVVVSSALLGSGLAFYHQLGAAMLQLEYGDDAPKALGINGSLGSLGRALFPSILVFLIVSLGPSLGLLSVAAYNAVIILAIAAMLRRTRFGPRRIPGTGSPSTDARAPSKIRMSAVMPLITLVFIRSIFFTGVLTYVPTYLVDIYHSDVLMGVVLTVSYATAVIGQPLFGRLTSRYGGLPMVILTTVVPTVAFLAFLYVSNELVSLALFAVYSFFAMSGFPVLLGYVGQIVSKENLSRANALVWGVGNMVGGSIGALIGGPLMPVVGVTYLMWIYAAFGVISMIFIPSLSRWNTNSSEH, encoded by the coding sequence ATGGGCGATAGGACGAGGATACTCCTGGCAACGTCCCTGGGGCACTTCGTGAACGATGGATTCCTGGTGCTGTTCTCCATACTCATCGTGTACTACACGAGGATGGGCGTGAACGCCACCGTGCTGGGGATCCTCGCGGCCGCCATATCCCTCCTCTCGGGACTGCTGAGCACCCCCATAGGGTCGTCCGCCGATAGAGGGGGTAACTACGGTCGCCTCATGATCCTCGGCCTCTCCCTGCTCGTGGCGTCCTCGATCCTCTACTCGCTGAGCTTCGCCCTGCCCGGGCTGGCGCTGCCGCTCGTCGTCGTATCCTCCGCGCTCCTCGGATCGGGACTGGCCTTCTATCACCAGCTGGGCGCGGCGATGCTGCAGCTCGAGTACGGCGATGATGCGCCGAAGGCGCTCGGGATCAACGGTTCCCTGGGTTCCCTGGGCAGGGCCCTCTTCCCCTCCATACTGGTGTTCCTCATAGTCTCGCTCGGCCCCTCCCTGGGCCTGCTATCCGTCGCAGCCTACAACGCGGTGATAATACTGGCCATAGCCGCGATGCTCAGGAGGACCAGATTCGGGCCCCGCCGGATCCCCGGCACTGGCTCTCCCTCGACTGATGCCCGTGCTCCCTCCAAAATACGGATGTCGGCCGTGATGCCGCTGATAACACTCGTGTTCATAAGATCGATATTCTTCACCGGCGTCCTGACGTACGTCCCGACCTACCTCGTTGACATCTACCACTCGGACGTCCTGATGGGCGTCGTCCTCACGGTCAGCTACGCCACCGCGGTCATCGGCCAGCCGCTGTTCGGTCGCCTCACCTCCAGGTACGGCGGACTCCCGATGGTGATACTCACCACCGTGGTACCGACAGTTGCGTTCCTGGCCTTCCTCTACGTGTCAAACGAACTCGTATCACTGGCGCTGTTCGCCGTCTACTCGTTCTTCGCCATGAGCGGATTCCCGGTCCTCCTGGGATACGTGGGCCAGATAGTGAGCAAGGAGAACCTCTCTCGCGCGAACGCGCTCGTCTGGGGGGTGGGCAACATGGTGGGCGGATCGATAGGCGCGCTGATCGGCGGGCCACTGATGCCGGTCGTCGGGGTTACCTATCTGATGTGGATCTATGCGGCCTTCGGGGTCATATCTATGATATTTATACCATCGCTCTCCAGATGGAACACAAATTCGTCCGAGCACTAG
- a CDS encoding isocitrate/isopropylmalate dehydrogenase family protein, with protein MRRAVLLRGDGIGPEISTAAVHVLRELGVTDRVEIVEAEAGSEWWRSHGGNSYVPQDTWRLLEESDACIKAPFATLYTPGAPRSAVVAIRQRFNLYANVRPIKTFRGMKSPLGPIRHIYVRENTEDLYAGIEYSISPEVSISIRKTTYSASNRLMRHAFDVAAGLSWSHVFVVHKATVIRETDGMFLRAAHDAAADYPGIELQEMLVDNVAQQLVLNPGQFDDSVIAGPNLYLDILSEESAALMGGIGVVYSANMGDSYAMFEPAHGSAPGLKGKGVADPIAMILAAAATANYLGERRAALAIVEGVERTVEEGRTLTPDMGGSSSTMEVARAVAAHAAAALSSDLLPANPLIFPWSPSV; from the coding sequence ATGCGGCGCGCCGTGTTACTGAGAGGTGACGGCATAGGCCCGGAGATAAGCACCGCTGCGGTGCACGTGCTGCGCGAGCTCGGGGTCACGGATCGCGTGGAGATCGTGGAGGCCGAGGCCGGCAGCGAGTGGTGGAGATCCCACGGAGGCAATAGCTACGTCCCACAGGATACCTGGCGGCTGCTCGAGGAATCGGACGCGTGCATAAAGGCGCCATTCGCCACGCTCTACACGCCGGGGGCACCGAGGAGCGCCGTGGTGGCCATACGTCAGAGGTTCAACCTCTACGCGAACGTCCGGCCGATAAAGACGTTCAGGGGCATGAAGAGTCCGCTGGGGCCCATCCGCCACATATATGTGCGCGAGAACACGGAGGATCTGTACGCGGGCATAGAGTACAGCATATCGCCCGAGGTATCCATATCGATAAGGAAGACCACGTACAGCGCATCGAACAGGCTCATGCGCCACGCGTTCGACGTGGCGGCGGGCCTCTCCTGGAGCCATGTATTCGTGGTGCACAAGGCCACGGTAATCAGGGAGACGGACGGCATGTTCCTCAGGGCGGCGCATGACGCGGCGGCGGATTACCCGGGAATAGAGCTGCAGGAGATGCTCGTGGACAACGTTGCGCAACAGCTGGTGCTGAATCCAGGACAGTTCGACGACTCGGTGATAGCCGGACCCAACCTCTACTTAGACATACTGTCCGAGGAGTCGGCTGCGCTCATGGGCGGAATCGGCGTCGTCTACTCGGCTAACATGGGAGATTCGTACGCAATGTTCGAGCCGGCGCACGGAAGCGCCCCGGGCCTGAAGGGGAAGGGGGTCGCGGATCCGATAGCTATGATACTTGCGGCGGCCGCCACCGCGAACTACCTCGGCGAGCGCCGCGCGGCGCTCGCCATCGTCGAGGGAGTTGAGAGGACCGTGGAGGAGGGCAGGACGCTGACGCCCGACATGGGCGGATCGTCGTCCACGATGGAAGTCGCACGTGCCGTGGCTGCCCACGCCGCAGCCGCGCTGTCGTCCGATCTGCTGCCGGCCAACCCCCTCATATTTCCGTGGTCGCCGAGCGTATGA
- the tes gene encoding tetraether lipid synthase Tes: protein MTLPVLRPSAEGLVKPGEEYVRSTLSVCPYCSRLLPAAIVARDNKVYIRKRCPEHGEIEEVYWSDYEMYKRFLRYWHDGKGTAAPTFPLQGENVCTQNCGLCPYHINHTALANIVVTNRCDLTCWYCFFYARRDKGGFVYEPSLDQIVYMVRTLRAERPVPGNSVQITGGEPTLREDLPDIIRAIKSEGIDHIQLNTNGIRIAQHPELCRTYREAGVSNLYLSFDGVTPRTNSKNHWEVPYVLDACRGANLGVVLVPTVIRGHNDHELGAIVRYAQRNADIVRAVNYQPVSLTGLMPREQREKYRITIPDVIHAIEEQTGGEVPSDAWFPVPSSTPVTHVVEALTNAPKYELSIHPHCGAGTYVFIDKSNNRLVPITSFIKVKELLNDLQELAEKVQSGENKYLAAAHIALRLQSYVIKEKEPPGVDVAKMLTKALLRHDYSSVGEFHMRSLFLGIMHFQDLYNHDAERVQRCDIHYLNPDGRIIPFCSYNVQSYYYRDLIMRKYGIPIEEWERRNGRRLESGLYRGELRRGKHHPNCGCDLAPGASPASSPGS, encoded by the coding sequence TTGACGCTACCTGTCCTCAGGCCATCGGCAGAGGGACTCGTGAAGCCCGGCGAGGAGTACGTGCGCTCCACGCTGAGTGTCTGCCCCTACTGCAGCAGGCTGCTCCCGGCCGCAATAGTCGCGAGGGACAACAAGGTGTACATACGCAAGAGGTGCCCGGAGCACGGCGAGATCGAGGAGGTCTACTGGAGCGACTACGAGATGTACAAGCGCTTCCTCAGGTACTGGCACGATGGAAAGGGGACGGCCGCCCCCACGTTCCCCCTCCAGGGGGAGAACGTCTGCACCCAGAACTGCGGGCTCTGCCCATACCACATAAACCACACGGCGCTCGCCAACATAGTGGTGACCAACAGGTGCGACCTGACGTGCTGGTACTGCTTCTTCTACGCGAGGAGGGACAAGGGGGGATTCGTCTACGAGCCATCCCTAGATCAGATAGTGTACATGGTTAGGACCCTGAGGGCCGAGAGACCCGTCCCGGGTAACAGCGTCCAGATAACCGGCGGCGAGCCGACGCTGAGGGAGGACCTGCCCGATATAATAAGGGCGATAAAGTCGGAGGGCATCGATCACATACAGCTGAACACCAATGGAATAAGGATAGCCCAGCACCCCGAGCTCTGCAGGACCTACAGGGAGGCCGGAGTCTCGAACCTCTACCTGAGCTTCGACGGCGTGACGCCGAGGACCAACTCAAAGAACCACTGGGAGGTGCCGTACGTGCTGGACGCCTGCAGGGGCGCTAACCTCGGGGTCGTGCTGGTCCCCACCGTAATACGCGGCCACAACGACCACGAGCTGGGGGCGATAGTGAGGTACGCGCAGAGGAACGCGGACATAGTCAGGGCGGTGAACTACCAGCCCGTGTCGCTCACCGGGCTCATGCCGCGCGAGCAGAGGGAGAAGTACAGGATCACGATACCGGACGTGATACATGCCATCGAGGAGCAGACAGGGGGGGAGGTGCCCTCCGATGCATGGTTCCCGGTCCCATCGTCCACTCCGGTGACCCATGTCGTGGAGGCGCTGACGAACGCGCCCAAGTACGAGCTATCCATACACCCGCACTGCGGCGCAGGGACCTACGTCTTCATAGACAAGTCGAACAACAGACTGGTGCCCATAACGTCCTTCATTAAGGTCAAGGAGCTGCTGAACGACCTGCAGGAGCTCGCGGAGAAGGTGCAGTCCGGCGAGAACAAGTACCTGGCGGCGGCGCACATAGCGCTGAGGCTCCAGTCTTACGTGATAAAGGAGAAGGAGCCGCCCGGCGTGGACGTCGCCAAGATGCTCACGAAGGCCCTCCTCAGGCACGACTACTCCAGCGTGGGCGAGTTCCACATGAGGTCGCTGTTCCTGGGCATAATGCACTTCCAGGACCTCTACAACCACGACGCGGAGCGCGTCCAGAGGTGCGACATACACTACCTGAACCCGGACGGCAGGATAATACCCTTCTGCTCCTACAACGTCCAGTCCTACTACTACCGGGACCTCATAATGCGCAAGTACGGGATCCCGATAGAGGAGTGGGAGAGGAGGAACGGCAGGAGGCTCGAGTCAGGGCTCTACAGGGGGGAGCTCAGGAGGGGGAAGCACCATCCGAACTGCGGATGCGATCTTGCACCGGGGGCTAGCCCGGCGTCCAGCCCAGGGTCCTGA
- the pyrB gene encoding aspartate carbamoyltransferase yields MLKGKDILSALDLEPDDIVDLMGLADRFREEPRSSAASGRIMTTAFFEPSTRTRLSFTFAMTRLGGNVVDLGPEEVTSRAKGETFEDTIRMLDGYGPDLFVIRHGQPGSAAAAAEIAAAPVINAGDGTNEHPTQALTDLYTLRREYGRLDGLTLAMVGDLKYSRTTSSLSYALSKFPNNKVYYVSPPQLRMRPEVLDNISGRLRYEEVERLEDVKEPLHAVYMTRVQRERFSDLSEYERLKSYYVLTPEVLLRLPGRPIVMHPLPRIAEIPESLDSHPQSRYFQQAQNGMYVRMALIVRVLGLNA; encoded by the coding sequence ATGCTGAAGGGTAAGGACATCCTGTCAGCGCTCGATCTTGAGCCCGACGACATTGTCGATCTGATGGGTCTGGCGGATCGTTTCAGGGAGGAGCCGCGGAGCTCTGCGGCCTCCGGGCGCATAATGACGACCGCGTTCTTCGAGCCCAGCACAAGGACCAGGCTCAGCTTCACGTTCGCGATGACCAGGCTCGGGGGAAACGTGGTGGACCTCGGGCCGGAGGAGGTCACCAGCAGGGCGAAGGGCGAGACATTCGAGGACACCATACGCATGCTGGATGGCTACGGGCCAGATCTGTTCGTGATCAGACATGGGCAGCCAGGGAGCGCCGCGGCCGCGGCCGAGATAGCGGCGGCGCCCGTCATCAACGCGGGTGACGGGACGAACGAGCACCCGACCCAGGCATTGACGGATCTCTACACCCTCCGCAGGGAGTACGGCAGGCTCGACGGCCTCACCCTGGCGATGGTCGGCGACCTGAAGTACAGCAGGACCACGAGCAGTCTCTCGTACGCGCTCTCAAAGTTCCCCAACAACAAGGTCTACTACGTGAGCCCGCCCCAGCTCAGGATGAGGCCCGAGGTGCTCGACAACATCTCCGGCAGGCTTCGCTACGAGGAGGTGGAGAGGCTGGAGGACGTGAAGGAGCCGCTCCACGCCGTCTACATGACCAGGGTGCAGAGGGAGCGCTTCTCCGATCTATCGGAGTACGAGAGGCTGAAGTCCTACTACGTCCTGACGCCGGAGGTCCTCCTGAGGCTCCCGGGCAGGCCAATAGTCATGCATCCGCTTCCCAGGATAGCGGAGATCCCCGAGAGCCTGGACTCACACCCGCAGTCCAGGTACTTCCAGCAGGCCCAGAACGGCATGTACGTGAGGATGGCGCTGATAGTCAGGGTCCTCGGGCTCAACGCATGA
- a CDS encoding CapA family protein — protein MRLQIAGDVTYSEDFSDKIDPEIIETLKDGYSVVNMEGPITDYGPSARKSVVISQPPEGAEALVHSGVRAASLANNHVMDHLARGLMDTIEVLDSMGIAHFGAGRDIVEASTPLRVGDFSLIGFATTLPPGSEAAPGTPGVSPVRVRCRYELDPDEAREQPGVQPRAECSADPSDVGRILRLIRREKDAGRRVVVVAHWGIANQRSPLRYQRELARRIVGAGADLIVGAHPHGLVGHEIVGGSHVFYGVGALILRPSFSYPLPRTMQSVIVRVDLDGEHLSVEPIPLIVEDGYPRAPSADEASTALRTLGWTPG, from the coding sequence GTGAGGTTACAGATAGCGGGGGACGTGACCTACAGCGAGGACTTCTCGGACAAGATTGACCCTGAGATCATCGAGACGCTAAAGGATGGCTATTCCGTGGTGAACATGGAGGGACCGATAACGGACTACGGGCCGAGTGCTAGGAAGTCCGTGGTGATATCCCAGCCGCCCGAGGGCGCCGAGGCGCTCGTGCACTCCGGAGTGAGGGCAGCCTCGCTGGCGAACAATCACGTGATGGATCACCTAGCGCGGGGACTGATGGACACCATCGAGGTCCTGGACTCGATGGGGATCGCGCACTTCGGCGCGGGTCGGGACATAGTGGAGGCGAGCACCCCCCTCAGGGTTGGGGACTTCTCGCTGATAGGGTTCGCGACGACCCTTCCTCCGGGATCCGAGGCTGCCCCGGGGACGCCGGGCGTTTCTCCGGTGCGCGTGAGGTGCAGGTACGAGCTGGACCCGGACGAGGCGAGGGAGCAGCCCGGCGTCCAGCCCAGGGCTGAGTGCAGTGCCGACCCATCCGATGTGGGGAGGATCTTGCGGCTGATCAGGCGCGAGAAGGACGCCGGCAGGCGCGTCGTGGTCGTGGCGCACTGGGGGATCGCGAACCAGAGATCGCCCCTCCGCTATCAGAGGGAGCTGGCCAGGAGGATTGTCGGCGCGGGGGCGGACCTGATAGTGGGAGCACACCCTCATGGGCTGGTGGGCCACGAGATTGTAGGAGGATCACATGTATTCTACGGGGTGGGGGCGCTGATACTGAGGCCCTCCTTCAGCTACCCCCTCCCCAGGACGATGCAGTCCGTGATCGTGCGCGTCGACCTGGACGGGGAACATCTGAGCGTGGAGCCCATCCCGTTGATCGTGGAGGACGGATATCCCAGGGCGCCCTCGGCGGACGAGGCCTCGACGGCCCTCAGGACCCTGGGCTGGACGCCGGGCTAG